The Bombus terrestris chromosome 9, iyBomTerr1.2, whole genome shotgun sequence genome contains a region encoding:
- the LOC100645880 gene encoding glycogen synthase kinase-3 beta isoform X2, which translates to METLCSSIVFARNRHRDGNKVTTVVATPGAGPDRPQEISYTDTKVIGNGSFGVVYLAKLCDTEELVAIKKVLQDKRFKNRELQIMRRLEHCNIVKLKYFFYSSGDKNILNATNPVFHVDKDEVYLNLVLEYIPETVYKVARHYNKSKQTIPINFIKLYMYQLFRSLAYIHSLGICHRDIKPQNLLLDPESGVLKLCDFGSAKHLVKGEPNVSYICSRYYRAPELIFGAIDYTTKIDVWSAGCVVAELLLGQPIFPGDSGVDQLVEIIKVLGTPTRDQIREMNPNYTEFKFPQIKAHPWQKVFRARTPPEAMELVAGLLEYTPSGRITPLEACAHPFFDELREQGTRLPNGRELPPLFNFTEYELRIQPSLNSILKPKYMQTSENPGGQSEPVAGSSGNSSDNNVNTNTLSSSKNTDPGQSNMA; encoded by the exons ATAGAGATGGCAACAAAGTCACAACTGTGGTGGCTACACCTGGTGCGGGTCCAGATCGTCCCCAAGAGATCTCCTATACAGACACTAAAGTAATCGGCAACGGCAGCTTCGGCGTTGTATACCTAGCGAAACTATGTGACACGGAAGAACTGGTCGCCATCAAAAAAGTTCTCCAAGACAAACGATTTAAG AACAGGGAGTTACAAATCATGCGGCGTCTCGAGCACTGCAACATTGTAAAACTGAAATACTTCTTCTACTCCAGTGGCGATAAG AACATCTTAAACGCAACTAATCCAGTTTTTCATGTGGAC AAGGACGAGGTTTATCTGAACCTAGTGTTGGAATACATACCTGAAACTGTGTATAAAGTCGCTCGGCATTATAACAAAAGCAAGCAAACCATACCGATAAATTTCATTAAG TTGTATATGTATCAACTGTTCCGCTCTCTGGCATACATCCACTCGCTGGGGATCTGTCACAGGGACATCAAGCCACAGAATCTACTCCTGGACCCAGAATCCGGTGTCTTGAAACTCTGTGATTTTGGCTCTGCTAAACATCTGGTCAAAGGAGAGCCTAATGTGTCTTACATCTGTAGTCGTTATTATCGCGCACCCGAATTAATCTTTGGTGCTATCGATTATACCACGAAGATTG ATGTGTGGAGCGCAGGCTGTGTGGTAGCTGAATTGTTGCTCGGCCAACCGATATTTCCCGGAGATAGTGGCGTAGATCAACTGGTCGAGATCATCAAGGTGCTAGGCACACCTACACGCGACCAGATACGTGAGATGAATCCCAACTATACCGAGTTCAAATTTCCACAGATTAAGGCGCACCCATGGCAAAAG GTGTTCAGGGCACGTACGCCTCCGGAAGCGATGGAGTTGGTCGCTGGACTTTTGGAGTACACGCCATCCGGCCGGATCACACCGTTGGAAGCGTGCGCTCATCCGTTTTTCGACGAACTTCGGGAGCAGGGGACTCGATTACCAAATGGGCGAGAGCTTCCCCCTTTGTTTAACTTTACAGAGTACGAGTTACGAATTCAACCGTCGCTAAACTCTATCCTAAAACCGAAGTACATGCAGACTTCGGAAAACCCTGGAGGCCAGTCGGAACCGGTTGCGGGGAGTAGCGGTAACTCTAGTGATAATAACGTGAACACCAACACGCTGTCCTCTTCAAAGAACACAGACCCCGGCCAGTCGAACATGGCTTAA
- the LOC100645880 gene encoding glycogen synthase kinase-3 beta isoform X11: MSSRPRTTSFADCTNAPTNPPLGGMRVSNRDGNKVTTVVATPGAGPDRPQEISYTDTKVIGNGSFGVVYLAKLCDTEELVAIKKVLQDKRFKNRELQIMRRLEHCNIVKLKYFFYSSGDKKDEVYLNLVLEYIPETVYKVARHYNKSKQTIPINFIKLYMYQLFRSLAYIHSLGICHRDIKPQNLLLDPESGVLKLCDFGSAKHLVKGEPNVSYICSRYYRAPELIFGAIDYTTKIDVWSAGCVVAELLLGQPIFPGDSGVDQLVEIIKVLGTPTRDQIREMNPNYTEFKFPQIKAHPWQKVFRARTPPEAMELVAGLLEYTPSGRITPLEACAHPFFDELREQGTRLPNGRELPPLFNFTEYELRIQPSLNSILKPKYMQTSENPGGQSEPVAGSSGNSSDNNVNTNTLSSSKNTDPGQSNMA, from the exons ATAGAGATGGCAACAAAGTCACAACTGTGGTGGCTACACCTGGTGCGGGTCCAGATCGTCCCCAAGAGATCTCCTATACAGACACTAAAGTAATCGGCAACGGCAGCTTCGGCGTTGTATACCTAGCGAAACTATGTGACACGGAAGAACTGGTCGCCATCAAAAAAGTTCTCCAAGACAAACGATTTAAG AACAGGGAGTTACAAATCATGCGGCGTCTCGAGCACTGCAACATTGTAAAACTGAAATACTTCTTCTACTCCAGTGGCGATAAG AAGGACGAGGTTTATCTGAACCTAGTGTTGGAATACATACCTGAAACTGTGTATAAAGTCGCTCGGCATTATAACAAAAGCAAGCAAACCATACCGATAAATTTCATTAAG TTGTATATGTATCAACTGTTCCGCTCTCTGGCATACATCCACTCGCTGGGGATCTGTCACAGGGACATCAAGCCACAGAATCTACTCCTGGACCCAGAATCCGGTGTCTTGAAACTCTGTGATTTTGGCTCTGCTAAACATCTGGTCAAAGGAGAGCCTAATGTGTCTTACATCTGTAGTCGTTATTATCGCGCACCCGAATTAATCTTTGGTGCTATCGATTATACCACGAAGATTG ATGTGTGGAGCGCAGGCTGTGTGGTAGCTGAATTGTTGCTCGGCCAACCGATATTTCCCGGAGATAGTGGCGTAGATCAACTGGTCGAGATCATCAAGGTGCTAGGCACACCTACACGCGACCAGATACGTGAGATGAATCCCAACTATACCGAGTTCAAATTTCCACAGATTAAGGCGCACCCATGGCAAAAG GTGTTCAGGGCACGTACGCCTCCGGAAGCGATGGAGTTGGTCGCTGGACTTTTGGAGTACACGCCATCCGGCCGGATCACACCGTTGGAAGCGTGCGCTCATCCGTTTTTCGACGAACTTCGGGAGCAGGGGACTCGATTACCAAATGGGCGAGAGCTTCCCCCTTTGTTTAACTTTACAGAGTACGAGTTACGAATTCAACCGTCGCTAAACTCTATCCTAAAACCGAAGTACATGCAGACTTCGGAAAACCCTGGAGGCCAGTCGGAACCGGTTGCGGGGAGTAGCGGTAACTCTAGTGATAATAACGTGAACACCAACACGCTGTCCTCTTCAAAGAACACAGACCCCGGCCAGTCGAACATGGCTTAA